The following are encoded together in the Triticum dicoccoides isolate Atlit2015 ecotype Zavitan chromosome 6B, WEW_v2.0, whole genome shotgun sequence genome:
- the LOC119324308 gene encoding uncharacterized protein LOC119324308, protein MATATTSRPSGPVLAIPSYRSASPTRVKLAGGSGATRSPGKSVSVSSPSSSTGGAPARSRRSCMCSSTNHPGSFRCSLHKERKQAAPAGSSKPASPPSMRSACSLGSKRMESGHWAHRALAPSPAAQQSQHRRRAGGFRPRPSRLSAVSVAGERPNDNQ, encoded by the coding sequence ATGGCGACAGCAACCACAAGTCGGCCCAGCGGCCCGGTGCTGGCCATACCCAGCTACCGCTCCGCCTCACCCACCCGCGTCAAGctcgccggcggcagcggcgccACCCGCTCGCCGGGCAAGTCCGTCAGCGTCTCTTCCCCATCTTCCTCCACCGGCGGTGCCCCCGCCAGGAGTCGGCGGTCCTGCATGTGCTCCTCGACGAACCACCCCGGCTCGTTCCGGTGCAGCCTTCACAAGGAGCGCAAGCAGGCGGCCCCCGCCGGCAGCAGCAAGCCGGCTTCCCCTCCGTCCATGCGCAGCGCCTGCAGCCTGGGCTCGAAGCGTATGGAAAGCGGACATTGGGCACACAGGGCCCTCGCGCCGTCCCCTGCGGCGCAGCAGTCGCAGCACCGGAGGCGTGCGGGCGGGTTCCGCCCCAGGCCGAGCAGGCTCTCCGCCGTTTCCGTGGCCGGCGAGCGTCCCAACGACAACCAGTAA